A region of the Melitaea cinxia chromosome 1, ilMelCinx1.1, whole genome shotgun sequence genome:
CGACCCGGATGCGAATGAAGACGAGAAAGCTCAGAACATGATCAATGAGAGTCTGGAGCTCGTTAGTACGTTATGAATCGCTTTAGTTGCGATTATTAGGATTCCTTAATTATTAGTAAGTTAGGATATAATGAAGGATTTCTTAAATTCTACTAATTTCGTGTTTTAAATTGCGTTCGGTCACTATTAAGAAAAATGTCAGTTATAGTAATTGTGCAGgagttaattgtaattaataagtGGAGTTTAAAATTCCCGTCGTATGCAAAGTCGTTATTTTAAATCGAACTATTGTTCTATTTCTatgatgtttttaattttttcttaataattttatgataaatatttatttcgttcCCGACTTTCATTCTGACATTGATGCTAATATCTTAATCTACTGgtgttgtaaattaatttttgtctgaataatatttattttgataataatctCGTAATATGATTATATCAAGGTAATTTTGATAAACAACCAGCAAACAGCTCGATGGTATGTAAACTATGTTCACTGACTTTTGATTACTTTACGAATTGAATATCGCGTAATAAATCTTGTAGGAATCACAAATTTATTGGATTTCGGAAGATTAGAGCACtgacttaatttatatttttgatataactggaatatagggactccttttaataatattttttagttataatgtatatgtatatatacttaagttttttttagtttaatgtaatttatcttattcttattattatttttaaaaatgtaatttaatagatTTGATGTAATACAATAATCGCGTGAGTCGttaatatatcttaaattaCAATTCTCCCTTTTGGATATGGTAAATATATcacttcatattaaaataatattttatcaaaatacaattGTGACCTTTAATcgtatacaaataacataatacattttttaataaaattaattgaaatgagAATAATGTAAAGTCATTATGGAAAAAAAGGTTCGTAATGTTATAGATCTTCTGGGGAGGGTTCGGGGTAGGAaaggcaatgcgcttgcgatgcctctggtgtttcaggcgtctataggttacagtaatcgcttaccatcaggtgagccgtacgcttgtttgccaacttagTTGGTATACAACAACAGCTGAAGCAAatctttctaaaataattttgtgttgaaaaaaaaaacgtaattatcatcttaacaatattataaatgaatttttttaattgtatatttgtaaacctttttttatatcataacaaaaatcgaccgttccagcggggatcgaacctgcatccccgactgaccgtgtcggtgctctagccaattaagctatggaacgatgtacccgctagatcgaaatttttgatatgatgattgtATATTAATTGTAGTATTTCAcgcaataattacaaaaaccgATTATGATAAAACTTGGTACGTTAAGGTGGAGATTATTATCCCAACGTTCCCACGGGATTGGAAGTTACGCGGCTAAGACCACGAGGCGTagctaataatttataatttgtgattttttttatgtaacttaaaattaaaataattttacttataactAGTTGTAGCTGTTACCAAAGTAATTGTGATACTGTAtagacataataaatatattgcgttgatctcaattaaattttatataggtaataGATTTTAATTGACACActtgtaatttataattgtaaataaatactaatatatcgaacatttacttttatttatgtaatcttatatataaataaaaatcttaatatattctTACACATTCATCCTTTAATATCTCAaggttggacataggcctctttctccatctaggaAAATGAttggaccttaatccaccacgctgcgccaatgcgggttggcggatatgttccctactatgagtatcaatcgctatcaggtatttaggATAACCgagaaccacaaggacagacatccaaactggaaagaaataataatatataacaagcaataaaaaattaaattaaataggtaCCTAATTAGATCAATTTCTAccatatcaaattaaaattaaataaggtaATTGAATTACTCAATTAGTATATAAAAATCTGTATTTACATCAAGTGAAATCCACTACAACATCAAAAAGTGTATTTGAATTTGAATGGATGAATAAAAAActgtttcattaattatttaaaatttaaacaagataTGTAAATGTGAGAGTGAATTAACCTCCGTGTACTCGCGCAGACAATCATTACACACATACTCGCGCGCGGTGCCTAAGACCGAGATTTAATATCGtctatgttattgttatattatactttttaagtgATTTGGGATTGATTTTAAAGAACAGGGTGTAGTTTATTGAAATCAAAAGAATACTggaactttaattttatttgctagAAACAGTCTTTTAAAGCAGTCACTTAAAAATCAACGTATTTATACCTAcgtattctaatttaaaaaataagtccGAAATCTAATTGACTaaagaataaaaagaaaagGTAAGAAGAAGAAGGTAAGAAAGGTAAGACGAAAGAAAGGTAAGAAAAGGTATAAAAAGAAGTATTATTCGGGTATAATTTATCATTACACTATATAAAAAAGTCTCGCTTcacgctgtctgtatgcttagatctttaaagccattcaacggattttgatgcggttttctttagtaaagagtgattccagaggaaggtttatatgtatagtatatgcataatatagtaagaGAAACAGTATAGTTTTAGATGTTTCTAATgggatgtcgtaaataaacacattttttttgcacttacattttaaatgttttgtttatattttatatttagtatcagtattgcacccgtgcgaagccggggcaggtcgATAGTTATTAATCAATCTTATATGAATATGGATAgttgtgaataaaataaaagaattacgataatattgtaaagtaatttttgatttttatcaataaaaaaaaaacataataattttttttagcctaatatttttttttctttacctcGTCTAGAACgtatttatgtaataaggaACTTCCTTCCTATCTgttgtcccacgacaccacacgtttttattttattctttttaattttattttatacaaaacctTGTCCTGAAAATAATGACCAAAATTATAGGAATATCGAATTTAATGAAGttgtttggaagatatggtataTATAGAGAGAaggatttatataaattttaatacaaacagAATGGAGATAAaaaggagattttttttttctgaaagcAACGAATATTTAatctaaacttataaaaaaataaataaaaatgcatcattttaccataataaatttgaaatataagtAGCCTTTTATATATTAACCATTATGTTTGAGTCGCCATTTTAACcatctttttatgtttttaaccgacttcaaaacaaggaggaggttactcaattcgacgtgtatatatatatgtatattttaatgtatgttcggggaaaacttcgtcgtttatgaaccgattctgataattctttttttagaGATATCCCAggcgtggtaccatgataaggaaaccaggatctgatgatggaatcccagagaaatcgagggaaaccctcgaaaagcgtagggacgactagtgcgtttttaattttttctattattctactATTTACTATTCTACTTacgtgtattacttgtcaatgtaattgaagtcggtttttttcgtttgcgaacaaacacaattatatgagTTGTCAAACGTTTTCACACAAGCTATGTATAGAACTTGTATAGTAGTAACTCGTAATCCCTTTTAATATTTCCGCTGTTAACACTAAAACAGGTTTTACAACAATTTAGTCATAAACACAGTATACCGTTATTCattcaaatagaaaaaaaaacataatttagatttttttttggttattgttttgtaagtttttttacaaatattataattgcgtTTATGCTTTACTTATCCTTAATAATAGTTTTCTATTCGTTTTACTCTCTCAAAATTTGCAATTTCTGATTTCAAAACTACATggttttgaattattataaaaaaatatagaacaataaatatttttctttctttctttcaaaaattCCATTATATATGTTTAGATTACGTCATGGTTGTAGCATAATTATtccaaattaaaaacttaaaatctcCATTAAGATCCTATTATAATACGATTCGTTTTCAcaactaaaaattattgaacTCAAGAGCTTGTTTTTGTACGACATTGTATAATTGATTTGTTTCTATACTAAGGTTTTCCATTCAAATTCTGACTGATATTTCGatactatttatttagatttaacctGGTAAAATTTCTTGCTAAAAATTGTGCCACGCTACTGAAGTAAAACGTCTGCAAATGCGggctgcactgtgtcttagatatacgaaacgtaactggctatgagagaaagatagaaagaaaatgtgtgctcgcacctatTTCTCTTGCTCCGctcgtctcgcccgatcacacttttcgtaacacattcagcagcttactccccaagtaaaGCGTGCGTGAAGATTTGTAACTTTCTAATAAAATGTTCATAGGtcttaaaaatacattcgaCATCCCCGTCATTACCAATTCGATCCCGCAAACCAGTTGTCGCGAACATCAATAGTCTTTTGTGACTGTTATTTTACAAACACTGAAACAAGTTTTTCAGGTTTACTTTGTGTTCGAAAATAATCGTCATAACAGCACATTGTCTGCGAACAATTCATACGCACGCAGATTTTGCTTAAGTACGTCTAATGAGAGCAAAGTGATTATGCTTTTTAGTTACAAAAAGAATAATTCCCCATTCGTACTTAAAATACAAGGAAATACAATTATTGGTGTTTGTTACtggttgtataatataaattttagataatgattttcattttaaaaagttgATTCGTTAAtaggaaaaagaaaaattgaaaaattcaattttaagttgatgaatatttaaataaaacggtATAACACGTATAAACACAATATCAGAATATCGCTTTATTTGAGCGCAAATAAGTCGAAAATTTAATTGCCTCTAAAAATTTGCCGCCAACTGTTTCTCGCCGGAGGCTATACTCCCAAGGCTTTTGAGATATTAATTTTAGGAATTGGTAAATAATTCTCAGATCCCACGCACATATATAAACCGTTTATCAGATTTTAGATTTCAGAGCgacaaaatatgtttttattaaattgatttagctTGTTCATGGGCAGCCTGGATGATATTACTTCATCTGCCCATACTCATATTActatgaatgaaaataaattgtgtaCGGCGATTATCATTTAATAAGGAGTGTGAATAAATCTATTTTGGTTTTCATTTTCTAAACGAGGTCGGGGGAAAAGAAAATGCTTGAAAATATGATGTTTCACGATTTGTTTGTGTTGcgtgaaattatttttagatttatcaaAGGAGTCttcaaattgaattattatttatttttataagtgtaaggtagtaagtttaattttattgtgtaaaGGAGTCTATCGTTTCAGTTCTCGATGGTTATCACACGCTGGAATTGAGTTATGCATGGACTCCCGACGTTCATGGTTTTGGCTGCATGAAACCTGCCAGCTGCCCAGCGGTTGCCCGGCTTTAAGagcctttttattttattttgaccagccgttggcgcagtttaaaGTGACCGTACACAGCTTAGGACGTTATGGGTTCGATTTGCGACCAGAGTCTgggtgtaaatatatttattacaaaactatGTATCGATATTAGTTCGCTATAACCTAAAAAATAAGCAAGGCAATTTAGCCTACCACAGGaaaagacgaccgtgtgtagTACGTTTACAAAAACAGAACATATCCTAACCTGATTCTATGTGAGCAAAGAAAAGCGCTAAAAAGCGACGCCACGAGctacattatatacattaattGTACTCCTAGCGACGACGTAGAATGTATTATAAGGTACAGTGACACTTGTATGTTTTTGCGTTGTTTTACGTCGCGTTGACGTACTTATTTGTTGTTCATGAATAAGTCGCTGTCTCGCTGTCGTACACGCAATTTTTGACTAGTCCGtcgacgcagtttgtagtgaccctggtTACTACTCCGCGGgctgcgagttcgattcccgcctaagtctgggtttaatatttgtattgatcCTATCACAGTCAactgctcgacataggcctccacaagtttgcgccaataATGGCGTGTGtgcaaactcatgtgtgttgcccatagtcaccacgctgggcaggcgggttggtgaccgcagagctggctttgtcgcaccgaaggcgctgctaaccgtcttcggtctgtgtatttcaaagccagcagttagatatccatctatcccgccatcggtcggcttttcgagttccaaggtggaagtTCCCTTAATCGCATCTTACGACAGctacgggaagagagtgggtagctatattcttcattgctgtagccacacagcaatttttatatattataattataatatttgtttaattacgcataaaaaataattaaatcaatacaagaaacattacacacactaccatgtatttgacacacacacccatatatactcttttgtttattgttataaaagcaACAACACATCTTTGACAACAGAAGCTAAATAATGTtcgaacttataatttaaaattaattatagtcgagTTTCGAcgactgggcgaccactagttcttatttattatgcataataaaacatataaatacaaattaattgcGATGTACTAAAGCAATATTGTCGGAATTAGCATATTCAttagttgtttcattattaataattcaaaagttCAATAAACGCAAGTGTGTTAGTTATAGTCACGTTTAAGCCGTGTTTTTATAATATGGGACgagtattttaaacatatttaatcaGAAATACTCTCCATAAAAAGGCAAAccaaaaacaaattgaaataaGACATATtgtgctgtgctgtgtggctacggcactaaagaatttagccaccccctctcttcccgtgggtgtcgtaagaagggATAACAATTCCAcaaccaccatggaacttaagaagccgaccgatggcgggataaccatccaactgctggctttgaaatacacaggccgaagacgggcagcagcgtcttcggcgcgacaaagccagtactgcggtcaccgacccgcctgcccagcgtggtgactatgtgcaaaacacatgagttcacgttatttttggcgtaaacttgtggaggcctatgtccagcagtggactgtataggctgtaatgatgatgatgatattgtaataattttaaacaaatcttCAGGACAAGACAGATGCATAGAGTACATTCCTTGCTGTAAATCTCGTGTATAAAATCGAAAATATTGCTCCCAAATATTAAGTAGTAAGTAACTCTTGGATGCTCTGTGTTGCCAGTAGGAGAAAAGATCTACAATACGCTTGTGATGTGTATGcagttgcaggcgtccatagtctacggtaaacttttttattttttttaataactcagttggcaaacaagcgtattgCTTACCTGAGGGTAACagttaaattaatgtttaacatATATGCTTATTTGCAACCtttgtagtttaaaaaatacatattttctttATCATCTTTTAACCTACTGCTAAATGTTGTAACTGAAATTATGTCTTTTCATAataactataacaaaaaaaatattcattcttttgacattatttatttacaaagttacagacaggtaattaaaataatcatactattatttatttaatcaagaTAATATTCATTACTGTGATTATAGCCCGCATGAATAATCAAAAGTTTGTTTGCTAGTGTGCGTGCTTACGTCACGCATTGTTTGTGTGTTTACGTGTGTAGGGCGGCATTGTAGTCGTGGTGTCTCGATAGGCCTTATAATCGTATTAATTGGAAATCAGAATTATTTATAGCCTCATATctacattaatttaaactatGTTAATATGaaacaatgtttgtttttttttatagagcTGAATCGATTTTATTGAGGTGTATTTTAGGGTTAAGTTGACGTATTCGTaagacaatatttaatttttaagtcaaCGATTAATTGGGGATTATTTAAGATGATTCTTCAAAAAGTCAAGTTTTCAGTAACATTCCCACTGAGACGTCCTAGGGATGATCAGTGCTGTTGTGGTGTGCTTACATGTTACGATAACTAGCTAGCTAGGGATGGAAGAGAATCGATTTTCAATTCcgattctaatttttttatttcttataatccGACAATCGGCTGTAAAATCACGTTTGAAATTGACtagtaaacattatttatttatttatattattgtacaccacaaatacattacacaAAGCTTAAAGATACATATTATGAACTACAATGGGTGTACTTAGACTAAATATCGAATATCTAAGCAGATTACACCTTTAGGCAACAGTTGAACCTAAAACTACTAACGCGATTGCGTGGGAgctctaatattattatttgcttattttaCGCTTCGTGTTGTTAAAATTAACACTACTGTTTCGAACTATTATAatctgtataaattataaatgaaagttTATCAGTATTTCCCTTACacaatcgtaaactatgcatttggtcatgtcatgatcttcagcaaagtgttgtgaatgagcccacaaaggttttgTGAGTTGGCACGACCAAAGAAATCTTATCACGCGCGCTGGGTACAGTCAAtacaacaatataaaataatatacatcatCGCACAAACGGAAAAAACATGCTATTaaatgcattcagcctgtaacatcccactgctgggcataggcctctttctccacgtacgagatagattggagcttaatccaccacgctgctccactgcgtgtTGGCGAACATGTGttctgctatgagtaacgatcgctatcaggtgtttatgataacaatcgcgcgggaccgacgacttaacgtgctctccgtggcACGGAGGGGAGACCCAGAACAGAAATCCAACAtggaatgaaatatttgtagaaatagaaatatccatcccgagcgggaaccgAAGCcccaaaccgtcggtgttttaggcaactgcttgcaccactacaccagaaagAATATTAGACATAAAGATATACTATTAAGAAAAAGATGATGTTAAATGTATTAAGTAAATAGTAGTTAATATAGTAAGTAAGCTTTTTAAGATtgaacattattgttttttaatattattattttgtccaATACCTAAGTTTCTGTCGATGCAAAGTATAAACGTATACAAGTACTTTACTTGGACTTTTGTACAATTCGACTAAAGATCCATCTTTGTCAGTTCGACGTAAAGCTGTTTACGACTAACAGGGAATGCAAGAAAGATTGcagttattttctttaaaccATTTCAGTAAAGTGTCACTGTGTCAGTTAAGTTGAACTGAAAATGtgactttatataattaaacatagttttgaaaagatttatattatttttcaaacaatgattttatgttaagttttgaaactataataattaaattaatttgtcagTTGAGTGTTTTATCGCTCAAATATTAAGAGAAAGAATTGTCATCCAATAacaatttaaagatttttagtGCACATAACTCAATGCAAGATCAGTTTTGCAAGTAGATTTGTATGAGGTTGGCAATTGTAACTGTTTTTTGGCGAGGAAGCCAGAATGCTGTATAAAATTGTGAAAGTAGCTGTTAAGCGTAGATAGTATTGAACATTTTTGTAAGACCTATGAGGGTGGCATCGCCAGACTGACGAAACcctccataaataataaagattaaaaaaaaaactcaatgcatgtaaacttttttaaagttcgattttgtataaaaatgacTTAAAACGTAACATGTATTTACCGATTCGACTTCATTAAAAGCTCACAATCGTTACGGAAGGAACCAGAAGTAACCACACACTTAGACATACCAATACACGACACACGGCACGCACACGATCACACAAAAAAACACAAAGTTTTTGCACCCCGGTCTTCCTACGGAAGTAATGTACGAGCGAGATGGCATATTGGGCTATTATGCAGGAGCGAGTGAGACAGAAATCGTGGGAATGACTAGGGTAGCGATATCCCATACAATCATTGAAGTGGTACGTTTTAGAATAATATTAGAGACATCTGTCGGGTCAGTTATGTCCTACACCTGTGTTGCTAATTTATTGTGTGGAGGGTGGCCACTTGTTTTGCGTGATGCTATGTGActgtacttttaattatttcaacgtGTTCcactttgaaattatttatttatttctatttgcatGTATACATTGTGTAAGTTCATTAcgataatttaagttttttgtgtGAAATACTGTAGAAAATTGTTTATGAATGAAGTATATTTGAAAAGGTTATCCTTTCGGAAATATTAGATCTTATTTCTATATGgcaattaagattttttaaaagacaagtacaataaaaaaatacaaataattgatttcatCTTATATGAATATCTAAGTTATTTTGTAGAAATACTTAAGCATAAACAACATGGGGTtaccaaataaaattatcaaataaatataaaaaaaaataatttattttctctctCTCTAATCGTCGTAAGCGATTAcacaaatatgtacaaaaatatacaaacgtATCGTATGGATACCGATTCAAAATTTACAAAGACACACGGAAAGTATACAAATTCACAACCTGTGCatcacaatttaatttataaggtGACAATGAAATTATATGGACACATTTATTGGTatgtgtgtaataaataattaataatattagagtttactccttatcgattttcatataaggcccccactatgaaaaaattatgagggagtaaaatcgttttttttttttttttttaagtaaaatctactgaacgaatgacctcgttacgtgtTTGTGCGTTTTTGGCTGCCATCTACGGGAACattattgggttccgatagatggcgtaattgtattcgtttatttaccatttgatatggtattaatctttttcttagactagtaagcatttttgtgcctatttagacagtcgatctgaaggagtaaactccagtcgtgcgtcggagctgacacacccTTTTTTTCAGGATGTTTACTATGACCATTGTtgattatttgtataaaattcttttaaacttACTTTGGCGAACTTTTGATACAGTTATGATGCCGCTGTCTTTCTATTTATCAAAGAGTTTTATCTTTAAGCGTAATAGGTAGACATTTGACATTTGtcagtatatgtatgtacattaaATACAGTACAATTGTGAAAGCCTTTCTGAGCTAAATTAATTgcaattgaaacatttttttatgcttGCAATGTTAAAATCATGTTTCATTTATTGGATTGCTTGCAATGTTAAAatcatgttttatttatttatttatttttttggttagaTTTGTTACCTCCAGCACGTTGGGATTCTATCTATATATTGATTGAGATATCGAAATGAAATTTAGTCATTTTTCATCGTGTAACATTATTACAGACGCCATCTTAAGCTAAGTGCctctaaaattacataaatttatcgTACATAAAGTCGTGATATGCTTTTGTCCTTGTCATTCTTATACACATCCATAGAGCGAGAAAGTGACGGTATATATTCatcaaatataacattaaagcTTGGTTTTTGGTCCCAGTATTCATCTAAACTAATAAACTTAGCaatatactatatatgtatcacacaacttataaaatatcatttattctATAAACAGTCTTAAACAAAATTGATTTCTTCATATTAAACTCTGAGATCAACAACAATGTACAAATGTTTTTTAGATAGAAatgttaaatatgtatataaaggctattcttttatttgtaaaagGATCCTTATCTGATGTAAGCCATTCAAGTTATACAGAATCGACGTGTATTTATTACTTGCCTAATAGCAATATTTGTACGATAATTGTTGTCAAACTGTAATTTTAAAGCGATAGCTTAACGAGCGGTAGATTTGCAGCTAAGcaattatttaactaatatattagaactgatataaaaaattacacatgTTCAATGCTATCacagtaaaaaaatcaaaattcaactatttttaagttaaaaacatatttatcattTCTATCGAAGTATATAATTTCATTAGCGATTTCTAATAAGCTAACTCTGCACCCCATGGCCTGTACGGTTTCGAACTGTTTTGAGAGTACTGGTGATGTGGCGGATGGTGGGGATAAGGTGTGGGGTAGTGGGGTGCTGGAGGAGCCGGGTGGGGACCAGGGGGCACTGAAGGACCAGGGGGAGCTGGAGGCGCTGGGGGGTAGTGGGGATAACCAGGAGGAGCAGACAGAGGGGCAGCGATCGCTGGAGGCGCTGAAATTGTCGTTGCTGTTGCTGAAGATGGAGGCTCCTGCCTTACCTCAGCATATCCATGTTGAGGTTGGGGCACACTTGGGTATTGAGGGTAGCCCCAATTACTAGACTTCGCGGCTAGTTCCCTCTGGGCCGCGAAGCATTGGAGGTGGCTCATGAGACGGAGACGGAGAGGATCTTGGATGTCCAGACCTTCGCAGCTGACTAGGTACCGAGCTACTTCAGCTGCGCATTCCCTGAAGCCGATGCTGTGGTAGTCCATTGCGTAGCGTTGCGGATCGTACGCGTACGTGTCTAGACctgaaaacataatttttatattaaattaatgtgttttttgtacttaaataacaattacactTGAGTCCACTCGTGACTCCGTCGCGTGTGTGAcaaaatgtatgtgtatgtatatgataaattcaaattgaaaaataattcaagATATCAATACGTATGAAAGAATTAAACAAGTAAAAACAAGTTtaaaggtaaattaaaaaagtccaAAGTATAATCATcactacatattaaaaaaatataaatgtaatatatttgtacacgctaatctcctacatgaggcctatgcccagtagtgggatataataGGCTGAAGCGACACACAAATCTCAGAAAGCGCATATCCAATTTAGATGcggtttaattaatatattgtgggaGGCTTCACTTAACATGTAATGTTTGTTACATGTgaatcggtttataaataaaaaaaattatgaaagttatgtcaatttaaagaatcaggttgaacatgtaaatacccaaacgacggtgtccataatccaaaataaaccaaaagatatatccaaatagttgtgtttgctcgcaaatgaaaaaaaaaaaccgacttcaattacatccacaagtaatacaacgta
Encoded here:
- the LOC123664303 gene encoding hairy/enhancer-of-split related with YRPW motif protein-like, with product MEYQRHMEPNTLQQPQPQNPQWGYGWGPPAPPAPTQRNKRTHSESEDDAFSEESSKDAQSPGGDSCQLMTRKRRRGVIEKKRRDRINTSLTELKRLVPAACEKQGSAKLEKAEILQLTVDHLKMLHAKGLDTYAYDPQRYAMDYHSIGFRECAAEVARYLVSCEGLDIQDPLRLRLMSHLQCFAAQRELAAKSSNWGYPQYPSVPQPQHGYAEVRQEPPSSATATTISAPPAIAAPLSAPPGYPHYPPAPPAPPGPSVPPGPHPAPPAPHYPTPYPHHPPHHQYSQNSSKPYRPWGAELAY